A genomic window from Pirellulales bacterium includes:
- a CDS encoding TetR/AcrR family transcriptional regulator: MERILDAAEGVISERGFDAATISDIVRRAQSSVGVFYARFRDKEALLNLLHERFHEEAVATTDAALDPAEWEGSSIAEIVTELIPFLVRIYRERQGLIRAFILRGVHDTAFAESAGRLCEHITERLRGLMLARIEEIGHWQPPLAVDFGIRMVFAMLDQCTLMPSVQSLAADMTDEQLAAELVRGYLSYLGIDADRGET, from the coding sequence ATGGAACGCATCCTCGATGCGGCCGAGGGGGTCATTTCGGAGCGGGGATTCGACGCGGCCACGATCTCCGACATCGTGCGCCGGGCGCAGTCGTCGGTGGGGGTGTTCTATGCCCGCTTCCGCGACAAAGAGGCCCTGCTCAACCTGCTGCACGAGCGGTTTCACGAAGAGGCGGTTGCCACGACCGATGCCGCTCTCGACCCGGCCGAATGGGAAGGGTCGAGTATCGCCGAGATCGTCACCGAGTTGATTCCCTTTCTGGTGCGGATCTACCGCGAGCGACAGGGACTGATTCGCGCCTTCATCCTCCGCGGCGTACACGACACGGCCTTCGCCGAGAGTGCCGGACGGTTGTGCGAGCACATTACCGAGCGCCTGCGGGGGCTGATGCTCGCGCGGATCGAGGAAATCGGACACTGGCAGCCCCCCCTGGCGGTCGATTTCGGCATCCGCATGGTCTTCGCCATGTTGGATCAATGCACGCTGATGCCGAGCGTGCAGTCCTTGGCGGCCGACATGACCGACGAGCAACTCGCGGCCGAGTTGGTGCGCGGCTACCTGAGTTATCTGGGCATCGATGCCGACCGAGGGGAGACCTGA
- a CDS encoding acyl-CoA/acyl-ACP dehydrogenase yields MSNSSQITTPDDPALAQLCHELSAHATALDVSEAWPEHQLKLCGEYGVYRWFSGQRWGGCDWSEGDVIRGYLRLSAACLTTTFILTQRAGACRRIEASDNEALKAELLPPLVEGSAFSTVGISHLTTSRRHLGRPALVAEETAGDYVLDGYSPWVTGGAHADWVVTGATLEDGRQILVALPTALEGVEAAEPARLIGLTASHTGEVRCRRVRVERRWLLAGPAENVMSQGSGANTGGLQTSTLAIGLARAAVDFLRYEAERRADLNPPSLSLAREVELATGDLLELARGNAVCSHDEFRARANSLALRASQASLAAAKGSGYVVGHPAGRMCREALFFLVWSCPQPVMSAALCELAGLSD; encoded by the coding sequence ATGTCAAACTCTTCGCAGATCACCACACCGGACGATCCCGCCCTCGCGCAACTCTGCCACGAATTGAGCGCTCATGCCACGGCACTTGATGTGAGCGAGGCGTGGCCCGAGCATCAACTGAAGCTGTGCGGCGAATACGGCGTCTATCGCTGGTTCTCCGGCCAGAGGTGGGGGGGCTGCGACTGGAGCGAAGGGGACGTCATTCGCGGTTACCTGCGGCTCTCGGCCGCCTGCCTGACGACGACCTTCATTCTCACGCAACGTGCGGGCGCTTGCCGTCGAATCGAGGCTTCGGACAACGAAGCGCTGAAGGCCGAGCTATTGCCGCCGCTGGTCGAAGGGAGCGCCTTCTCGACGGTGGGTATATCGCATCTCACCACGAGCCGGCGACATCTGGGGCGCCCCGCGCTCGTGGCCGAAGAAACGGCGGGGGACTACGTGCTCGACGGCTACAGCCCCTGGGTCACCGGGGGGGCGCATGCCGACTGGGTCGTCACTGGGGCCACGCTGGAAGATGGTCGGCAGATCCTGGTCGCCCTGCCCACGGCGCTCGAAGGGGTCGAGGCCGCCGAGCCGGCTCGACTGATCGGCCTGACGGCCAGCCACACGGGCGAAGTGCGCTGCCGGCGCGTGCGGGTCGAACGCCGCTGGTTGCTCGCCGGACCAGCAGAGAATGTCATGTCGCAAGGGAGCGGAGCGAACACCGGCGGACTGCAAACGTCGACCTTGGCGATCGGCTTGGCGCGGGCAGCGGTCGATTTTCTGCGGTACGAGGCGGAGCGCCGCGCGGACCTCAATCCCCCCAGCCTGTCGCTGGCGCGCGAGGTGGAGCTCGCCACGGGCGACCTGCTCGAGCTGGCGCGCGGCAACGCCGTTTGCAGCCACGACGAGTTCCGTGCGCGAGCCAATAGCCTGGCGTTGCGGGCCTCGCAGGCTTCGCTGGCGGCGGCCAAGGGAAGTGGCTACGTCGTGGGGCATCCGGCCGGACGGATGTGCCGCGAAGCGCTCTTCTTTCTGGTCTGGAGCTGCCCGCAACCCGTCATGTCGGCAGCGCTGTGCGAGTTGGCCGGGCTGTCGGACTGA
- a CDS encoding redoxin domain-containing protein, with protein MRTALLLTALAGLSLPALCSRPAAAEEARQTTLGKQIDGFTLDDIWGKEHTLADLADSKAIVVVFLGTECPLARLYAPRINELATEYRDQGVAFLAVDPNRQDSIAEMQNYSRVYNLGVPFLKDTGNALADQFGAERTPEVFVLDAERRIRYRGRIDDQYGLGSSTGYAQSKVRSRFLGDAIDDVLADRDVAAPATEAVGCLIGRVRTPAEDSQVTYSNQIARILQNNCVECHRPGQIAPFALMDYDEVAGWADMIAEVVREQRMPPWHADTRYGHFTNDRSMSEEEKELIFAWVKNGAPEGDRSQLPEPIEYPEGWQIGQPDEIYYMRDEPFPIPAEGTLEYQYFVVDPGWKEDKWIEVTECLLGNRAVVHHIFVFAVPAGVELPSFEGPEKSRGEFNPGTGGIELIAGAAPGTPPWFKPPGMATHVEAGTRLLFQMHYTPNGGATEDRSAIGFRFADPKTVKHDTRMNMAINFAFKIPAGADNHPVEATRTFKEDTLLLTFAPHMHLRGKAFRYELHYPDGKVETLLDVPRYDFNWQVIYMLEQPILAPAGSKLYCLAHFDNSENNLANPNPNEDVRWGDQTWEEMMIGWFSESTDIDPSQLPAGESRTERFVAAVQKEAPRVSTLLKRGAEKATQSDKDLQTFFERLVRVVPQVDRVCVTYVDGEQVRVALAAQPPVVELQLGGPGMTFAKERSALAAHAEARELTIHNQLGKDDAQDLATFAAMVGSSLHLPIVYQGKPATLNFWSKETGAFPSDAVAILRELGELAAAGATAKK; from the coding sequence ATGCGTACCGCGCTCCTGTTGACCGCTCTGGCCGGACTCTCCCTGCCGGCCTTGTGTAGTCGGCCCGCCGCGGCCGAAGAGGCCAGGCAGACGACGCTGGGCAAACAGATCGACGGGTTCACCCTCGACGACATCTGGGGCAAGGAGCATACGCTCGCCGACCTGGCCGACAGCAAGGCCATAGTCGTCGTCTTTCTGGGTACGGAATGCCCGCTGGCCCGACTGTACGCCCCCCGCATCAACGAATTGGCCACCGAGTATCGCGACCAGGGGGTGGCCTTCCTCGCGGTCGATCCGAATCGCCAGGATTCGATCGCCGAGATGCAGAACTACTCGCGCGTCTACAACCTGGGTGTCCCCTTCCTCAAAGACACGGGCAACGCGTTGGCCGACCAGTTCGGCGCCGAACGCACGCCCGAAGTCTTCGTGCTCGACGCCGAGCGGCGCATTCGCTACCGCGGGCGGATCGACGATCAATACGGGCTCGGCTCGAGCACCGGCTACGCGCAATCGAAGGTGCGTTCCCGTTTCCTGGGCGATGCCATCGATGATGTGCTGGCCGACCGCGACGTGGCAGCACCTGCGACCGAGGCCGTGGGCTGCTTGATCGGCCGCGTACGCACGCCGGCCGAAGATTCGCAGGTGACTTATTCGAATCAGATCGCACGCATCCTGCAGAACAACTGCGTCGAGTGCCATCGGCCGGGACAGATCGCTCCGTTCGCGCTGATGGATTACGACGAGGTCGCCGGCTGGGCCGACATGATCGCCGAGGTGGTCCGCGAGCAGCGCATGCCCCCCTGGCACGCCGATACGCGCTACGGCCACTTCACGAACGATCGCAGCATGTCGGAGGAAGAGAAAGAATTGATCTTCGCCTGGGTCAAGAATGGCGCGCCCGAGGGAGATCGTTCGCAACTGCCCGAGCCGATCGAGTATCCCGAAGGTTGGCAGATCGGCCAACCGGACGAGATCTACTACATGCGTGACGAGCCCTTCCCGATTCCCGCGGAAGGGACGCTCGAGTATCAGTACTTCGTGGTCGATCCGGGCTGGAAGGAAGACAAGTGGATCGAGGTGACCGAGTGCCTGCTCGGTAATCGTGCGGTCGTACACCATATCTTCGTCTTTGCGGTGCCGGCAGGCGTGGAGCTTCCCTCGTTCGAAGGGCCGGAGAAGAGCCGTGGCGAGTTCAACCCAGGCACGGGGGGCATCGAGCTGATCGCCGGCGCCGCGCCGGGCACCCCTCCCTGGTTCAAGCCGCCGGGCATGGCCACCCACGTCGAGGCGGGGACGCGTTTGCTCTTCCAGATGCACTACACGCCCAACGGCGGCGCGACCGAAGATCGCAGTGCCATCGGATTCCGCTTTGCCGATCCGAAGACCGTCAAGCACGACACTCGCATGAACATGGCGATCAACTTCGCCTTCAAGATTCCGGCCGGGGCCGACAATCACCCCGTCGAGGCGACGCGGACGTTCAAAGAAGACACGCTGCTGCTGACCTTCGCCCCACACATGCACCTCCGCGGCAAGGCCTTCCGCTACGAGCTGCACTATCCCGACGGCAAGGTCGAGACGCTGCTCGACGTGCCGCGGTACGACTTCAACTGGCAGGTGATCTACATGCTCGAGCAGCCGATTCTCGCGCCGGCCGGCAGCAAGCTCTACTGCCTCGCGCACTTCGACAATTCGGAGAACAATCTGGCGAATCCGAATCCCAACGAAGACGTCCGCTGGGGAGATCAGACTTGGGAAGAGATGATGATCGGTTGGTTCTCGGAATCGACCGATATCGATCCTTCGCAGTTGCCCGCCGGTGAATCGCGGACGGAACGTTTTGTCGCGGCAGTTCAGAAAGAAGCCCCGCGCGTCAGCACCTTGTTGAAGCGCGGCGCCGAGAAGGCCACGCAATCGGACAAGGATCTGCAGACCTTCTTCGAACGCCTGGTGCGTGTCGTGCCGCAGGTCGATCGCGTCTGCGTCACCTATGTCGACGGAGAGCAGGTTCGCGTGGCGCTCGCCGCGCAACCTCCGGTGGTCGAGTTGCAGCTTGGCGGTCCGGGCATGACCTTCGCGAAGGAACGTTCGGCCCTGGCGGCGCATGCCGAAGCCAGGGAGCTCACCATTCACAACCAGCTCGGCAAGGACGATGCGCAGGATCTGGCCACCTTCGCCGCCATGGTTGGTTCCAGCCTGCATCTCCCGATCGTCTACCAAGGCAAGCCCGCCACGCTCAACTTCTGGAGCAAGGAGACGGGGGCCTTCCCGAGCGATGCGGTGGCGATTCTCCGCGAGTTGGGCGAGCTCGCCGCCGCGGGGGCTACGGCCAAAAAGTAA
- a CDS encoding PQQ-binding-like beta-propeller repeat protein, with the protein MPRGLSLLVLLLSLTLAAQAAELKPAPTADANWPQFRGPGSLGTAEGSNLPDRWTATENVQWKTAIPGLGWSSPIVWQDKVFLTTVVSEGEVEAAKRGLYFGGERKTPPTAKHQWKVYCLDLESGQILWDRVAHEGVPEMTYHIKNTLASETPVTDGERVYAYFGNLGLFAFDFAGNQLWSVKFPVHNTRYGWGTAASPVLHDGRIYIVDDNDDESYLVAIDAREGKELWRTPRTDEKSNWATPYVWQNEQRTEIVTPGTVKTRSYDLDGKLLWEFAGMSSITICTPFSRDGLLYIGSGYVLDKLKPLYAIRPGASGDISLGEDETSNEFIAWCNKGACSYNPTPVLYGDNLYVLLDRGFLACYNARTGEEVFGKQRIPNARGFTASPWAYNGKIFCCDEYGVTFVIEAGPEFKILHENPLGEDEMCMATPAIVGDKLLIRTDQHLYCIRHGARG; encoded by the coding sequence ATGCCACGCGGGCTCTCGCTACTCGTCCTACTCCTCTCTCTGACGCTGGCGGCCCAGGCCGCCGAGCTGAAGCCAGCACCCACCGCCGACGCGAACTGGCCGCAATTTCGCGGACCGGGATCCCTGGGAACCGCCGAGGGGAGCAACCTGCCCGACCGGTGGACCGCCACCGAAAACGTGCAGTGGAAAACCGCGATTCCCGGACTGGGCTGGTCGTCGCCCATCGTCTGGCAAGACAAGGTCTTTCTCACGACCGTGGTCAGCGAAGGGGAGGTCGAGGCCGCGAAGCGGGGGCTTTACTTCGGCGGCGAGCGCAAGACGCCCCCCACCGCCAAGCATCAATGGAAGGTGTATTGCCTCGATCTCGAGTCGGGCCAGATCTTATGGGATCGCGTGGCGCACGAAGGCGTGCCCGAGATGACCTACCACATCAAGAACACGCTCGCTTCCGAGACGCCGGTGACCGATGGCGAGCGCGTCTACGCCTACTTCGGCAACCTGGGCTTGTTCGCCTTCGACTTCGCGGGCAACCAGCTTTGGTCCGTGAAGTTTCCGGTTCACAACACGCGCTACGGCTGGGGCACCGCGGCCTCCCCCGTGCTGCACGACGGCCGCATCTACATCGTCGACGACAACGACGACGAATCGTACCTCGTGGCGATCGACGCGCGCGAGGGAAAGGAACTCTGGCGCACGCCGCGCACCGACGAGAAGAGCAACTGGGCGACCCCCTATGTCTGGCAGAATGAACAGCGCACCGAGATTGTCACGCCGGGCACCGTGAAGACGCGCTCCTACGATCTCGATGGCAAGCTGTTGTGGGAGTTTGCCGGCATGTCGAGCATCACCATCTGCACCCCCTTCTCGCGCGATGGCTTGCTCTATATCGGCTCGGGCTACGTGCTCGACAAGCTCAAGCCTCTCTATGCGATTCGCCCGGGAGCCAGCGGCGATATCTCGCTCGGCGAAGACGAGACGTCGAACGAGTTCATCGCCTGGTGCAACAAGGGCGCCTGCTCGTACAATCCCACGCCCGTGCTGTATGGCGATAACCTCTACGTGCTGTTGGATCGCGGTTTTCTCGCCTGCTACAACGCGCGGACGGGCGAAGAGGTGTTCGGCAAGCAGCGCATCCCCAATGCACGGGGCTTTACGGCCTCGCCCTGGGCCTACAACGGCAAGATCTTCTGCTGCGATGAATACGGGGTGACCTTCGTCATCGAGGCCGGCCCCGAGTTCAAGATCCTGCACGAGAATCCGCTGGGCGAGGACGAAATGTGCATGGCCACGCCCGCCATCGTGGGAGACAAGCTACTGATCCGCACCGATCAGCATCTTTATTGCATTCGCCACGGAGCTCGGGGCTGA
- the glgP gene encoding alpha-glucan family phosphorylase: protein MSQTQAARRGDLDSSAVHGLSPQTLYDKCVALAHNLWWSWHPEVTSLFRDLDPIRWRQLDHNPIALLAEFTPERLEMRAAELVLYSRINQAYRRLKEYLSPTQTWGITHAGVLGSKPVAYFSAEFGIHESVPIYSGGLGVLSGDHIKSASGLNIPLVAIGLFYDQGYFKQRLDQNGYQIEEYQDTKVENLPMEPALSPDGKPITIHIDTRTGPLLAKLWLMHVGRIPLYLLDCDVDQNSPEDRQLTSRLYGGDHRTRIRQELVLGVGGVRALRALNITPGVYHLNEGHSGFACLEAVRERMDMHGMSFDDSLRDVAQHTVFTTHTPVPAGHDRFDGGLIEEHLGPLRDALGISYEQFMGLGRVDPRNDNETFCMTVLGLKLSRRANAVSSLHGHVSRRMWAHLWPWRVEEEIPIGHITNGVHILTWLAGQMQGLYDRYFPANWFSRMGEPEVWQGIHQIDPGELWETHQALKNLLLAFVRRRLSRQCRRRGEPDDAVEAARNMLDPNVLTIGFARRFATYKRASLILSDIDRFSALLNDEDRPIQVIFAGKAHPADEPGKQLIREIANLRFDERFAGKVAFVEDYDINVCRHLVQGVDVWLNTPRRPLEASGTSGQKAVLNGGLNFSVLDGWWAEAYDGKNGFAIGTGNSHVSDELNDKRDADDLYRVLETKIIPLYYDRDIDGLPRGWIKMMMNSISSLAWRFSAHRMVMDYVRSAYLPAAGGVSCDMSTRF, encoded by the coding sequence ATGAGTCAGACACAGGCTGCACGCCGCGGGGACCTCGACAGCTCCGCCGTGCATGGATTGTCACCGCAGACGCTCTACGACAAATGTGTCGCTCTGGCCCACAATCTCTGGTGGAGCTGGCATCCCGAGGTCACGAGCCTGTTTCGCGACCTTGATCCCATTCGCTGGCGGCAGCTCGACCACAATCCGATCGCGCTCTTGGCAGAGTTCACGCCGGAGCGTCTCGAGATGCGCGCCGCGGAGCTCGTGCTCTACAGCCGCATCAATCAAGCGTATCGCCGCTTGAAGGAATACCTTTCGCCCACGCAGACGTGGGGTATCACCCACGCGGGTGTGCTCGGCTCGAAGCCAGTAGCCTATTTTTCCGCCGAGTTCGGCATTCACGAATCGGTGCCGATCTACTCCGGCGGTCTGGGCGTCCTCTCGGGCGACCACATCAAAAGCGCCAGCGGTCTGAACATCCCACTCGTGGCGATCGGCCTCTTCTACGATCAGGGCTATTTCAAGCAGCGCCTCGATCAGAACGGCTACCAGATCGAAGAGTACCAGGATACGAAGGTCGAAAACCTGCCGATGGAGCCGGCGCTCAGCCCCGACGGCAAGCCGATCACGATTCACATCGATACCCGCACCGGCCCGCTGCTGGCCAAGTTGTGGTTGATGCACGTGGGACGCATTCCGCTCTACCTGCTCGACTGCGACGTCGATCAGAACAGTCCCGAAGACCGCCAGTTGACCAGCCGGCTCTATGGCGGCGACCATCGCACGCGCATTCGTCAAGAACTGGTGCTCGGTGTCGGTGGCGTGCGGGCGCTGCGGGCGCTGAACATCACGCCCGGCGTCTACCACCTGAACGAAGGCCACAGCGGTTTCGCCTGTCTCGAGGCTGTGCGCGAGCGGATGGATATGCACGGCATGAGTTTCGACGACTCGTTGCGCGACGTCGCTCAGCACACGGTCTTTACCACCCACACGCCGGTGCCGGCGGGGCACGATCGCTTCGACGGCGGACTGATCGAAGAACACTTGGGCCCGCTGCGCGATGCCTTGGGCATCTCGTACGAGCAGTTCATGGGCCTGGGACGCGTCGATCCGCGCAACGACAACGAGACCTTCTGCATGACGGTGCTGGGGCTCAAGCTCTCGCGCCGGGCGAATGCCGTGAGCTCCTTGCACGGCCACGTCAGTCGCCGCATGTGGGCCCATCTCTGGCCGTGGCGCGTGGAAGAAGAGATCCCGATCGGTCACATCACCAACGGCGTACACATCCTCACCTGGCTCGCCGGACAGATGCAAGGCTTGTACGACCGCTACTTCCCGGCCAACTGGTTCAGCCGCATGGGCGAGCCCGAGGTGTGGCAAGGCATTCACCAGATCGATCCGGGCGAACTGTGGGAAACCCACCAGGCGCTCAAGAACCTGCTGCTCGCCTTCGTCCGCCGCCGTCTGAGCCGCCAGTGCCGCCGCCGCGGCGAACCAGACGACGCCGTCGAAGCCGCACGCAACATGCTCGATCCGAACGTGCTGACGATCGGCTTCGCCCGACGCTTCGCCACCTACAAGCGGGCCTCGCTCATCTTGAGCGACATCGACCGCTTCAGCGCCCTGCTGAACGACGAGGATCGGCCGATCCAGGTCATCTTTGCCGGCAAGGCGCATCCCGCCGATGAGCCGGGCAAGCAACTCATTCGCGAGATCGCCAACCTGCGCTTCGACGAACGCTTCGCCGGCAAGGTGGCCTTCGTCGAGGACTACGACATCAACGTCTGCCGCCACCTGGTGCAGGGGGTCGATGTCTGGTTGAACACGCCGCGGCGACCGCTCGAGGCCTCGGGCACCAGCGGGCAGAAGGCCGTGCTCAACGGCGGATTGAACTTCTCCGTCCTCGACGGCTGGTGGGCCGAAGCTTACGACGGCAAGAACGGCTTCGCCATCGGCACGGGCAATTCGCACGTCTCCGACGAGTTGAACGACAAACGCGATGCCGACGACCTCTATCGCGTCCTCGAGACCAAGATCATCCCGCTCTACTACGATCGCGACATCGACGGTCTGCCCCGCGGGTGGATCAAGATGATGATGAACTCCATCAGTTCGCTCGCGTGGCGGTTCAGCGCGCATCGTATGGTGATGGACTACGTCCGTTCGGCCTACCTGCCGGCCGCGGGGGGCGTAAGCTGCGATATGTCGACTCGCTTCTAG
- a CDS encoding MOSC domain-containing protein translates to MAQLERITIYPIKSLDGYDVANAELISGAGLRHDRQFALRGADGEFFSAKRTEKIHRLRSVCDPLARTLELRRQGENESARFHLDDDRAAIEAWLGEYFGARIMLVEHDLGGFPDDNDSPGPTIVSGASIEAVSQWMPELSPEDLHRRFRMNLVVSGVEPFWEDRLFGSGDGVVRFQIGDVTFEGTNPCQRCPVPTRNPETGEEYEHFVVTLARQRAATLPDWAPKDRFDHTYRFTTNTRLVPTGRTGKIHVGDQVSVVG, encoded by the coding sequence ATGGCTCAGCTCGAGCGCATCACGATCTATCCGATCAAGTCGCTCGACGGGTACGATGTCGCCAATGCGGAGCTCATCTCCGGCGCTGGCCTGCGCCACGACCGCCAGTTCGCCCTGCGCGGTGCCGACGGCGAATTCTTCAGTGCCAAACGCACCGAGAAGATTCACCGCCTGCGCTCCGTGTGCGATCCGCTGGCCCGCACACTTGAGTTGCGCCGTCAGGGTGAGAACGAGTCCGCGCGGTTTCATCTCGACGACGACCGCGCGGCGATCGAGGCGTGGCTCGGCGAGTATTTCGGCGCGCGGATCATGCTCGTCGAGCACGACCTGGGGGGCTTTCCGGACGATAACGATTCGCCCGGTCCCACGATCGTGAGCGGGGCGTCGATCGAGGCCGTCTCGCAATGGATGCCCGAGCTCTCGCCCGAGGATCTGCACCGGCGGTTTCGCATGAACCTGGTGGTGTCGGGGGTCGAGCCCTTTTGGGAAGACCGCCTCTTTGGCTCCGGCGACGGCGTCGTGCGCTTTCAGATCGGCGACGTAACATTCGAGGGGACCAATCCCTGCCAACGCTGCCCCGTCCCCACGCGCAATCCGGAAACGGGTGAGGAGTACGAACATTTCGTCGTTACCCTCGCCAGACAGCGTGCCGCTACCTTGCCCGACTGGGCGCCTAAGGATCGCTTCGACCACACCTACCGCTTCACGACGAACACGCGATTGGTTCCCACGGGTCGCACGGGCAAGATCCACGTGGGCGATCAGGTCAGCGTCGTCGGCTGA
- a CDS encoding sugar phosphate isomerase/epimerase gives MAELKIGIQLRSLRLPFRKALQTAQRLGASAVEIDARGDLRPQELSETGLRELRKMLTDLELRVAAVGYRTRRGYHVLDELDARVAGTKAAMKFAHDLGAPVVVNQVGPVGEDLATDEMRLLKDVLIELGRYGDHVGAYLAAETGTESGTRLGQFIDTLPAGTLAVNLDPGNLIVNGFSPLEAAEVLGPHVRHVHAKDGVRDLGQGRGIEVPLGRGSVDFPAIIGALEQHAYRGYYTIERERAENPELELASAVRYLRNL, from the coding sequence TTGGCAGAACTGAAAATCGGCATTCAGCTCCGCAGCCTGCGTCTTCCGTTCCGCAAGGCCCTGCAAACGGCCCAGCGGCTGGGGGCTTCGGCCGTCGAGATCGATGCCCGCGGCGACCTTCGCCCGCAGGAACTTTCGGAGACTGGCCTGCGCGAATTGCGCAAGATGCTCACCGACTTGGAACTGCGCGTCGCGGCCGTGGGGTATCGCACGCGCCGCGGGTATCACGTGCTGGACGAGCTCGATGCCCGCGTCGCCGGAACGAAGGCGGCGATGAAGTTCGCCCACGATCTTGGGGCGCCGGTCGTGGTGAACCAGGTCGGCCCGGTCGGCGAGGATCTGGCCACGGACGAGATGCGTCTACTCAAAGACGTGTTGATTGAGCTCGGCCGTTACGGCGATCACGTGGGGGCCTACCTGGCGGCGGAGACGGGCACCGAGAGCGGCACGCGGCTTGGCCAGTTCATCGACACGCTGCCGGCCGGCACGTTGGCCGTGAATCTCGATCCGGGCAACCTGATCGTGAATGGCTTCTCGCCCCTCGAAGCGGCCGAAGTGCTCGGCCCGCACGTGCGCCACGTGCATGCGAAGGATGGCGTGCGCGATCTGGGTCAGGGGCGCGGGATCGAAGTGCCGCTGGGGCGTGGCAGCGTCGACTTTCCCGCGATCATCGGCGCGCTCGAGCAACACGCCTACCGCGGCTACTACACGATCGAGCGCGAGCGGGCCGAGAATCCCGAGTTGGAACTGGCTAGCGCCGTCCGTTATTTGCGCAACCTTTGA
- a CDS encoding AAA family ATPase has protein sequence MYLAHWGLREAPFSPRLDPRTFHASPVHNEALARLLFLVEERRRVGLLLGESGTGKSLLLATLASELRATTPNVVAVNLLGAEPQGFLWGVAAALGANPDVHASTHELWRAVTDQIAAARYQQLPTVLMLDDADRASRECQATVLRLVHADLAPEARLTVVLASRLNTSHQLDRRLLELAELRVDLAPWEEVDTAAFVRESLARAGGTEPIFEAGALTRLHQLAQGIPRHVCQLAELALVAGAGEHLRRLDAGTIEAVYQELGVVETLAE, from the coding sequence ATGTATCTCGCACACTGGGGTCTTCGCGAAGCGCCATTCTCGCCGCGGCTCGATCCGCGCACGTTCCATGCCAGCCCCGTCCACAACGAGGCCCTCGCCCGGCTCTTGTTCCTCGTCGAGGAACGGCGTCGCGTGGGGCTCTTGCTGGGCGAGTCGGGAACGGGCAAGTCGCTGTTGCTGGCAACGCTGGCGAGCGAACTGCGCGCCACGACGCCGAACGTGGTCGCCGTCAATCTGCTGGGAGCCGAGCCCCAAGGGTTTCTGTGGGGCGTGGCGGCGGCACTTGGGGCGAACCCCGACGTGCATGCCAGCACCCACGAACTGTGGCGTGCCGTGACCGACCAGATCGCCGCGGCGCGCTACCAGCAGTTGCCGACCGTGTTGATGCTGGACGACGCCGACCGCGCCTCGCGAGAATGCCAGGCGACCGTGTTGCGTCTCGTACATGCCGACCTGGCGCCCGAGGCCCGTCTGACCGTCGTGCTCGCCAGCCGGCTGAATACGTCGCACCAACTCGATCGACGCTTGCTTGAATTGGCCGAGCTGCGCGTCGACCTGGCTCCCTGGGAAGAAGTCGATACGGCGGCCTTCGTGCGCGAATCGCTCGCGCGCGCCGGCGGCACGGAGCCGATCTTCGAAGCGGGCGCCCTCACCCGGCTGCATCAACTCGCGCAGGGCATTCCGCGGCACGTCTGCCAACTGGCCGAGTTGGCCCTGGTGGCCGGCGCCGGCGAGCATCTCCGCCGCCTCGACGCAGGGACCATCGAAGCGGTGTATCAAGAGCTCGGCGTGGTCGAAACGTTGGCCGAGTGA
- a CDS encoding 16S rRNA (uracil(1498)-N(3))-methyltransferase, with translation MADRYFVEHTIDSDRVVLGPPEGHHLARVMRAKPGDAVTLFDGSGAEFDASVARVARDEVELTIHTRREIDRELPLRLTLAVALPKGDRQKWLVEKCVELGVSSIVPLWTERGVAQPADSALARLRRAAIEATKQCGRNRLLEIAEPRPWSEFAARDVPESLRLIAQPEATASVAAVWRDRLERTGAAPREVCVAVGPEGGFSDAEFAAAVEHGWQGVALGTRILRVETACLTLAATLGALADDAR, from the coding sequence ATGGCCGATCGCTACTTTGTCGAGCACACGATCGATTCGGATCGCGTCGTGCTGGGGCCCCCCGAGGGGCATCACCTCGCGCGGGTGATGCGGGCCAAGCCGGGCGATGCCGTCACCTTGTTTGATGGCAGCGGTGCGGAATTCGACGCCTCGGTCGCGCGGGTCGCACGCGACGAGGTCGAACTGACGATCCACACCCGCCGCGAGATCGACCGAGAGTTGCCGCTACGGCTCACGCTGGCCGTGGCCCTGCCCAAGGGGGACCGCCAGAAATGGCTGGTCGAGAAGTGCGTCGAGTTGGGCGTCTCGTCGATCGTTCCTTTGTGGACCGAACGGGGCGTGGCGCAGCCGGCCGACTCGGCATTGGCGCGCCTGAGACGCGCCGCGATCGAAGCGACCAAGCAATGCGGTCGGAATCGGCTGCTCGAGATTGCCGAACCGCGCCCGTGGAGCGAATTTGCCGCGCGCGATGTACCAGAATCGTTGCGGCTCATCGCGCAGCCCGAGGCCACGGCTTCCGTCGCAGCCGTTTGGCGCGACAGGCTGGAACGGACGGGCGCCGCGCCGCGCGAGGTGTGCGTTGCCGTCGGCCCCGAAGGGGGATTCAGCGACGCCGAGTTCGCGGCGGCAGTCGAACATGGCTGGCAAGGCGTTGCGCTCGGCACGCGCATTCTGCGCGTGGAAACGGCCTGCCTGACGCTCGCGGCGACCCTCGGGGCGCTCGCGGACGACGCACGCTAG